The following coding sequences are from one Streptomyces sp. NBC_00536 window:
- a CDS encoding glutamine synthetase family protein: MVDRMPPLAPEELRALVADGEIDTVVLAFPDMQGRLQGKRFAAQFFLDEVMSHGTEGCNYLLAVDTDMNTVDGYEMSSWDRGYGDFAMHPDLATLRRIPWNPGSALVLADLAWNDGSPVVAAPRQILRRQLERLAGHGYTAMVGTELEFMVFQDTYEQAWDANYRHLTPANQYNIDYSVLGTGRIEPLLRRIRNEMQAAGLVVESAKGECNLGQHEIAFRYDEAVVTCDQHAVYKTGAKEIASQEGVSLTFMAKYDEREGNSCHIHLSLNDADGRNVMAGEGEGDDAHGGMSPVMRHFLAGQLAALRDFSLLYAPNINSYKRFRPGSFAPTAVAWGVDNRTCALRVVGHGRSMRFENRLPGGDVNQYLAVAGLVAAGLYGIENRLELPEACAGNAYTADYAHVPTTLREAAELWENSEIAKAAFGPEVVAHYRNMARVELDAYDSAVTDWELRRSFERL; the protein is encoded by the coding sequence GTGGTAGACCGCATGCCGCCGCTCGCGCCCGAGGAGCTTCGCGCCCTTGTCGCCGACGGCGAGATCGACACAGTGGTCCTGGCCTTCCCCGACATGCAGGGGCGGCTCCAGGGCAAGCGGTTCGCCGCACAGTTCTTCCTCGACGAGGTCATGTCCCACGGCACCGAGGGCTGCAACTACCTGCTCGCCGTCGACACCGACATGAACACGGTCGACGGGTACGAGATGTCCTCCTGGGACCGGGGCTACGGCGACTTCGCCATGCACCCCGACCTGGCCACCCTGCGCCGCATCCCCTGGAACCCGGGCAGCGCGCTGGTCCTCGCGGACCTCGCCTGGAACGACGGCTCGCCCGTCGTCGCCGCGCCCCGCCAGATCCTGCGGCGCCAGCTGGAGCGCCTCGCCGGGCACGGGTACACCGCGATGGTGGGCACCGAGCTGGAGTTCATGGTCTTCCAGGACACCTACGAGCAGGCCTGGGACGCCAACTACCGCCACCTGACCCCGGCCAACCAGTACAACATCGACTACTCCGTCCTCGGCACCGGCCGGATCGAGCCGCTGCTGCGCCGGATCCGCAACGAGATGCAGGCCGCGGGCCTGGTCGTCGAGTCGGCCAAGGGCGAGTGCAACCTCGGGCAGCACGAGATCGCCTTCCGCTACGACGAAGCCGTGGTCACCTGTGACCAGCACGCGGTCTACAAGACCGGGGCCAAGGAGATCGCCTCCCAGGAAGGTGTCTCGCTCACCTTCATGGCCAAGTACGACGAGCGCGAGGGCAACTCCTGTCACATCCACCTCTCGCTCAACGACGCCGACGGACGCAACGTGATGGCGGGCGAGGGCGAGGGGGATGACGCACACGGCGGAATGTCACCGGTGATGCGTCACTTCCTGGCCGGTCAGCTGGCCGCGCTGCGGGACTTCTCCCTTCTCTACGCCCCCAACATCAACTCGTACAAGCGTTTCCGGCCGGGATCCTTCGCGCCGACCGCCGTCGCCTGGGGCGTGGACAACCGGACCTGCGCCCTCCGGGTGGTCGGCCACGGCCGCTCCATGCGCTTCGAGAACCGCCTCCCGGGCGGCGACGTCAACCAGTACCTGGCCGTCGCCGGTCTGGTCGCGGCCGGCCTCTACGGCATCGAGAACCGCCTGGAACTCCCTGAGGCCTGCGCGGGCAACGCCTACACCGCCGACTACGCGCACGTCCCCACCACCCTGCGCGAGGCCGCCGAGCTGTGGGAGAACAGCGAGATCGCCAAGGCCGCCTTCGGCCCCGAAGTGGTCGCCCACTACCGGAACATGGCCCGGGTCGAACTCGACGCCTACGACTCCGCCGTGACCGACTGGGAGCTGCGCCGCTCCTTCGAACGCCTGTAG
- a CDS encoding DUF1844 domain-containing protein has protein sequence MTDATPPDTTEADQAPDYDAMTRDIADVPAVEVITTVAVHLLSAAAVNLGLDKPDSEHKDLDEARKLITALAGLVTASATEISSFHAAPLRDGLKSLQLAFREASLVPDEPGQGPGEKFTGPVFG, from the coding sequence ATGACTGACGCGACGCCCCCCGACACCACCGAAGCCGACCAGGCTCCCGACTACGACGCCATGACCCGCGACATCGCGGACGTGCCCGCGGTCGAGGTGATCACCACGGTGGCCGTGCACCTGCTGAGCGCCGCCGCGGTCAACCTGGGCCTGGACAAGCCGGACTCCGAGCACAAGGACCTCGACGAGGCCCGCAAGCTGATCACCGCCCTGGCCGGGCTGGTCACGGCGAGCGCCACCGAGATCAGCTCCTTCCACGCGGCCCCGCTGCGCGACGGCCTGAAGTCGCTCCAGCTGGCCTTCCGCGAGGCCTCGCTGGTCCCGGACGAGCCGGGCCAGGGGCCGGGCGAGAAGTTCACGGGTCCGGTCTTCGGCTGA
- a CDS encoding SseB family protein has product MAQKNIPDPGFSDDDGSADPRLSAALAAWAQDRTQESQVLAALADARLLVPVVAVLGETETDPETGLKREKSSDMAVPTLKAGNRRALPAFTSTAALALWDPAARPVAVPLHQALAALAHEKADTLVLDLAGPVPYQLTGSALLAAAEGRTDAGPLADPAVTGAVRAAVAATDAVLRSYLGPGGADADGTLAVVLADGADPARSAQALARALAADETLRARLVRGLDLALLPADAPAPGEPLFVRG; this is encoded by the coding sequence GTGGCCCAGAAGAACATTCCAGACCCCGGTTTCTCCGACGACGACGGCTCCGCCGATCCCCGGCTGAGCGCGGCCCTCGCCGCGTGGGCCCAGGACAGGACCCAGGAGTCGCAGGTACTGGCGGCCCTCGCGGACGCCCGCCTGCTCGTCCCGGTCGTCGCGGTGCTCGGCGAGACCGAGACCGACCCGGAGACGGGTCTGAAGCGCGAGAAGAGCAGCGACATGGCCGTCCCCACCCTCAAGGCGGGCAACCGGCGCGCGCTGCCCGCCTTCACCTCGACCGCCGCACTGGCCCTGTGGGACCCGGCGGCCCGGCCCGTGGCCGTCCCGCTGCACCAGGCCCTCGCGGCGCTCGCGCACGAGAAGGCCGACACCCTCGTGCTGGACCTGGCCGGCCCGGTGCCCTACCAGCTGACCGGCTCGGCGCTGCTCGCGGCGGCCGAAGGCCGTACGGACGCCGGTCCGCTCGCCGATCCGGCCGTCACCGGGGCCGTACGGGCGGCGGTGGCCGCGACGGACGCCGTCCTGCGGTCCTACCTCGGCCCGGGCGGCGCCGACGCGGACGGCACCCTCGCCGTCGTGCTGGCCGACGGCGCGGACCCGGCGCGCAGCGCGCAGGCGCTCGCCCGGGCGCTGGCCGCCGACGAGACCCTGCGGGCCCGGCTGGTGCGCGGGCTGGACCTGGCCCTGCTGCCCGCGGACGCGCCCGCTCCCGGAGAGCCCCTCTTCGTCCGCGGCTGA
- a CDS encoding 3-oxoacyl-ACP reductase, with protein sequence MSNEEIICRRLVGRTAVITGAGSGIGLATARRLASEGANVVCGDIDESAGKAAAEEVGGTFVKVDVTSPEEVEALFKTAFDTYGSVDIAFNNAGISPPDDDSILTTGLEAWKRVQDVNLTSVYLCCKAALPYMQRQGRGSIINTASFVAIMGAATSQISYTASKGGVLAMSRELGVQFAREGIRVNALCPGPVNTPLLQELFAKDPERAARRLVHIPVGRFAEPTEIAAAVAFLASDDSSFVNATDFLVDGGIAGAYVTPL encoded by the coding sequence ATGTCCAACGAAGAGATCATCTGCCGCCGCCTCGTCGGCCGCACCGCCGTCATCACCGGAGCCGGCAGCGGCATCGGCCTCGCCACCGCCCGCCGCCTCGCCTCCGAGGGCGCCAACGTCGTCTGCGGCGACATCGACGAGAGCGCCGGGAAGGCCGCCGCCGAAGAGGTCGGCGGCACCTTCGTGAAGGTCGACGTCACCAGCCCCGAGGAGGTCGAGGCCCTCTTCAAGACCGCCTTCGACACCTACGGCTCCGTCGACATCGCCTTCAACAACGCGGGCATCTCGCCCCCGGACGACGACTCGATCCTCACCACCGGCCTGGAAGCCTGGAAGCGGGTCCAGGACGTCAACCTGACCTCCGTCTACCTGTGCTGCAAGGCCGCCCTGCCCTACATGCAGCGCCAGGGCCGCGGATCCATCATCAACACGGCCTCCTTCGTGGCCATCATGGGCGCCGCCACCTCCCAGATCTCCTACACCGCCTCCAAGGGCGGCGTGCTGGCCATGTCCCGCGAACTGGGCGTGCAGTTCGCCCGCGAGGGCATCCGGGTCAACGCCCTGTGCCCGGGACCGGTCAACACCCCGCTGCTCCAGGAGCTGTTCGCCAAGGACCCGGAGCGCGCCGCGCGCCGCCTCGTGCACATCCCGGTCGGCCGCTTCGCCGAACCCACCGAGATCGCCGCCGCCGTCGCCTTCCTCGCCAGCGACGACTCCTCCTTCGTCAACGCCACCGACTTCCTGGTCGACGGCGGCATCGCGGGCGCGTACGTCACCCCGCTGTAG
- a CDS encoding TrmH family RNA methyltransferase, translating to MGTPVPAEPISPRSPRVAAARRLARRNFRTKERRFIAEGPQAVREAAEHRGEAGATLIELFATVEAAERYADIVEAALAAGARVHYASDEVLAEVSQTVTPQGLVGVCHFLDTSFESVLKAGPKLVAVLAHVRDPGNAGTVLRCADAAGADAVILTDASVDLYNPKSVRASVGSLFHLPVAVGVPVEQAVEGLRAAGVRILAADGAGEDDLDAELDAGTMGGPSAWVFGNEAWGLPEETRALADAVVRVPIHGKAESLNLATAAAVCLYASARAQRAPGGCRSVTPS from the coding sequence ATGGGCACCCCCGTCCCCGCCGAGCCGATCTCCCCGCGATCCCCCCGGGTGGCCGCCGCCCGGCGGCTCGCGCGCCGGAACTTCCGCACCAAGGAGCGACGCTTCATCGCCGAGGGCCCGCAGGCCGTCCGCGAGGCCGCCGAGCACCGCGGCGAGGCGGGCGCGACCCTGATCGAGCTGTTCGCGACCGTCGAGGCCGCCGAGCGCTACGCCGACATCGTCGAGGCGGCCCTGGCCGCCGGCGCGCGCGTGCACTACGCCTCCGACGAGGTGCTCGCCGAGGTCTCCCAGACGGTCACCCCGCAGGGTCTGGTCGGCGTCTGCCACTTCCTCGACACCTCTTTCGAGTCGGTCCTCAAGGCCGGTCCGAAGCTGGTCGCCGTCCTGGCGCACGTCCGCGACCCCGGGAACGCGGGCACCGTGCTGCGCTGCGCGGACGCCGCCGGAGCGGACGCGGTGATCCTGACGGACGCCTCCGTGGACCTCTACAACCCCAAGTCCGTACGGGCCTCCGTGGGCTCCCTCTTCCACCTGCCGGTGGCCGTGGGCGTCCCCGTCGAGCAGGCCGTTGAAGGGCTGCGCGCCGCGGGCGTACGGATCCTGGCCGCCGACGGCGCGGGCGAGGACGACCTCGACGCCGAGCTGGACGCGGGCACCATGGGCGGCCCCTCGGCATGGGTGTTCGGCAACGAGGCCTGGGGCCTGCCGGAGGAGACCCGCGCACTCGCGGACGCCGTCGTGCGCGTCCCGATCCACGGCAAGGCCGAGAGCCTCAACCTCGCCACGGCCGCCGCAGTGTGCCTCTACGCCTCCGCGCGTGCACAGCGGGCGCCCGGAGGGTGCCGCTCCGTGACCCCCAGCTAG
- the rplT gene encoding 50S ribosomal protein L20, translating into MARVKRAVNAHKKRRAILEAAKGYRGQRSRLYRKAKEQVTHSLVYNFNDRKKRKGDFRRLWIQRINAAARQNGMTYNRLIQGLNAANIEVDRKILAELAVNDANAFAALVEVAQKALPADVNAPKAAA; encoded by the coding sequence GTGGCACGCGTCAAGCGGGCAGTAAACGCGCACAAGAAGCGTCGGGCGATCCTCGAGGCCGCCAAGGGCTACCGCGGTCAGCGCTCGCGCCTGTACCGCAAGGCCAAGGAGCAGGTCACCCACTCCCTGGTCTACAACTTCAACGACCGCAAGAAGCGCAAGGGCGACTTCCGTCGGCTGTGGATCCAGCGCATCAACGCTGCGGCCCGCCAGAACGGCATGACGTACAACCGCCTCATCCAGGGTCTGAACGCCGCCAACATCGAGGTGGACCGCAAGATCCTCGCCGAGCTGGCCGTCAACGACGCCAACGCGTTCGCCGCGCTGGTCGAGGTCGCCCAGAAGGCGCTTCCGGCCGACGTCAACGCCCCGAAGGCCGCTGCCTAA
- the mycP gene encoding type VII secretion-associated serine protease mycosin — MTPRPRASATRTSATRSAAVCAVLALGCAALTAPPAAADTIRDRQWGLTALRAEEAWGTTQGAGITVAVLDTGVDSTHPDLAGQVLEGADLIGMGASRGDRAWARHGTAMAGVIAGHGHGPNRQQGVIGIAPQAKILPVRVILEEGDPGRAKARESKGGALAEGIRWAADHGADVINMSLGDDSQAAHHEAAEDEAVQYALAKGVVVVASAGNGGEQGDHTSYPAAYPGVIAVTAVDRKGAKAPFSTRNWYATVSAPGVDIVIADPDRGYYEGWGTSAAAASVSGVVALVRSAHPELSPAQIKKLLEDTASDAPRGGRDDARGHGMADPVAALQAADGLKAQPVTPAPVPAPSRYFGPGPEPVRPPARRARYAAPVAAGAGAALLVLAAVLLRRRRPEEAPRTAI; from the coding sequence ATGACCCCCCGGCCCCGCGCCTCGGCCACCCGCACCTCGGCCACCCGCTCCGCCGCCGTCTGCGCCGTGCTCGCCCTCGGCTGCGCGGCCCTCACCGCACCGCCCGCCGCCGCCGACACCATCCGCGACCGCCAGTGGGGCCTGACCGCGCTGCGCGCGGAGGAGGCCTGGGGCACCACTCAGGGCGCCGGGATCACGGTCGCGGTCCTCGACACCGGAGTCGACTCCACCCACCCCGACCTGGCCGGCCAGGTCCTGGAGGGCGCCGACCTCATCGGCATGGGCGCCTCCCGCGGCGACCGGGCCTGGGCCCGGCACGGCACCGCCATGGCCGGGGTGATCGCCGGGCACGGCCACGGCCCCAACCGGCAGCAGGGCGTCATCGGCATCGCACCGCAGGCGAAGATCCTGCCGGTCCGGGTGATCCTGGAGGAGGGCGACCCGGGCCGGGCGAAGGCCCGCGAGAGCAAGGGCGGCGCCCTCGCCGAGGGCATCCGCTGGGCCGCCGACCACGGCGCCGACGTCATCAACATGTCCCTGGGCGACGACAGCCAGGCCGCCCACCACGAGGCCGCCGAGGACGAGGCCGTCCAGTACGCCCTGGCCAAGGGCGTGGTCGTGGTCGCCTCGGCGGGCAACGGCGGCGAGCAGGGCGACCACACCTCCTACCCGGCCGCCTACCCCGGCGTGATCGCCGTCACCGCCGTGGACCGCAAGGGCGCCAAGGCCCCCTTCTCCACCCGCAACTGGTACGCCACCGTCAGCGCCCCCGGCGTCGACATCGTCATCGCCGACCCGGACCGCGGCTACTACGAGGGCTGGGGCACCAGCGCGGCCGCGGCCTCCGTCTCGGGCGTCGTGGCGCTCGTACGCTCCGCGCACCCGGAACTCTCCCCGGCCCAGATCAAGAAGCTGCTGGAGGACACCGCCTCCGACGCGCCCCGCGGCGGCCGCGACGACGCGCGCGGGCACGGCATGGCCGACCCGGTCGCCGCCCTCCAGGCCGCCGACGGGCTGAAGGCGCAACCGGTCACCCCGGCCCCGGTCCCGGCCCCGAGCCGCTACTTCGGTCCCGGACCCGAGCCGGTACGTCCCCCCGCGCGCCGCGCCCGGTACGCGGCGCCGGTCGCGGCGGGCGCCGGGGCGGCGCTGCTCGTGCTGGCGGCCGTACTGCTCCGGCGGCGTCGGCCGGAGGAAGCGCCCCGCACCGCGATATAG
- the infC gene encoding translation initiation factor IF-3, which translates to MSTEPRINDRIRVPEVRLVGPSGEQVGIVPLAKALELAQEYDLDLVEVAASARPPVCKLMDYGKFKYESAMKAREARKNQAHTVIKEMKLRPKIDPHDYDTKKGHVVRFLKQGDKVKITIMFRGREQSRPELGYRLLQRLASDVEDLGFIESNPKQDGRNMIMVLGPHKKKTEAMAEAREAQAARKAERQGLSATDEGSEDEFLADEADEAVADEVVADDAPAAEAAPAEDASTEAPAEA; encoded by the coding sequence ATCAGCACCGAGCCCCGCATCAACGACCGGATTCGCGTTCCCGAGGTACGACTTGTCGGTCCGAGCGGCGAGCAGGTCGGCATCGTGCCGCTCGCGAAGGCGCTCGAGCTTGCGCAGGAGTACGACCTCGACCTGGTCGAGGTAGCGGCGTCCGCCAGGCCGCCGGTCTGCAAGCTCATGGACTACGGCAAGTTCAAGTACGAGTCGGCCATGAAGGCCCGTGAGGCGCGCAAGAACCAGGCGCACACGGTCATCAAGGAGATGAAGCTCCGGCCGAAGATCGACCCGCACGACTACGACACCAAAAAGGGTCACGTCGTCCGGTTCCTCAAGCAGGGCGACAAGGTCAAGATCACGATCATGTTCCGTGGTCGCGAGCAGTCCCGCCCGGAACTGGGCTACCGACTGCTGCAGCGTCTGGCTTCGGACGTCGAGGACCTCGGGTTCATCGAGTCGAACCCGAAGCAGGACGGCCGAAACATGATCATGGTTCTCGGTCCGCACAAGAAGAAGACCGAGGCGATGGCCGAGGCCCGTGAGGCGCAGGCCGCCCGCAAGGCCGAGCGCCAGGGTCTCTCCGCCACGGACGAGGGTTCCGAGGACGAGTTCCTCGCGGACGAGGCCGATGAGGCCGTAGCCGACGAGGTCGTCGCCGACGACGCCCCCGCCGCCGAGGCCGCTCCGGCCGAGGACGCCTCCACCGAGGCCCCTGCCGAGGCCTGA
- a CDS encoding aldehyde dehydrogenase family protein — protein MSSDALDVLNPATEEVVATVPAATRDDVDAAVVRATAAQRGWAAAAPADRARLLRRFAAAVDEHREELAWLEVREAGHTIGNARWEAGNVRDLLEFAAGGVERLSGRQIPVAGGLDVTFLEPLGVIGVIAPWNFPMPIAAWGLAPALAAGNAVILKPAETTPLTALRLAELALEAGLPEHLFQVLPGRGPVAGNALVEHPGVAKIVFTGSTGVGKQIMAKCAERVKRVTLELGGKSPNIVFADADLEAAAAAAPMAFLDNTGQDCCARTRILVQRSVYDRFLDLIAPGIEGVVVGDPADEKTQMGPLISRAQLERVRSYVTDDLTAVRGAAPEGPGFWYPPTLVTGVDPTAPVAAEEVFGPVAVVLPFEDEEDAVRLANATEYGLSGSLWTRDVGRALRVSRAVAAGNLSVNSHSSVRYWTPFGGYKQSGLGRELGPDALTAFTETKNVFISTEA, from the coding sequence GTGTCATCCGATGCGCTGGACGTACTGAACCCGGCCACCGAGGAGGTCGTCGCCACCGTCCCGGCCGCCACACGGGACGATGTCGACGCCGCCGTCGTACGGGCCACCGCGGCCCAGCGCGGCTGGGCCGCCGCCGCGCCCGCCGACCGGGCCCGGCTGCTGCGCCGCTTCGCCGCCGCGGTGGACGAGCACCGCGAGGAGCTCGCCTGGCTGGAGGTCCGCGAGGCCGGCCACACCATCGGCAACGCCCGCTGGGAAGCGGGCAACGTGCGCGACCTGCTCGAATTCGCGGCCGGGGGAGTGGAGCGGCTCTCCGGGCGGCAGATCCCGGTGGCCGGCGGCCTCGACGTCACCTTCCTCGAACCCCTCGGCGTCATCGGCGTGATCGCCCCCTGGAACTTCCCCATGCCGATCGCGGCCTGGGGCCTGGCGCCCGCCCTCGCCGCGGGCAACGCCGTCATCCTCAAGCCCGCCGAGACCACCCCGCTCACCGCGCTGCGACTGGCCGAACTCGCCCTGGAGGCCGGTCTGCCCGAACACCTCTTCCAGGTGCTGCCCGGCCGGGGACCGGTCGCGGGCAACGCGCTCGTCGAACACCCCGGGGTCGCGAAGATCGTCTTCACCGGCTCCACCGGAGTCGGCAAGCAGATCATGGCCAAGTGCGCCGAACGGGTGAAGCGCGTCACCCTCGAACTCGGCGGCAAGAGCCCCAACATCGTCTTCGCCGACGCCGACCTCGAAGCCGCCGCGGCCGCCGCCCCGATGGCCTTCCTCGACAACACCGGCCAGGACTGCTGCGCCCGCACCCGCATCCTGGTCCAGCGCTCCGTGTACGACCGCTTCCTCGACCTGATCGCCCCCGGGATCGAGGGCGTCGTCGTCGGCGACCCGGCCGACGAGAAGACCCAGATGGGCCCGCTGATCTCCCGGGCCCAGCTGGAGCGCGTACGGTCCTACGTCACCGACGACCTCACCGCGGTCCGCGGCGCCGCCCCCGAAGGCCCCGGCTTCTGGTACCCGCCCACCCTGGTGACCGGGGTCGACCCCACCGCCCCCGTCGCCGCCGAAGAGGTCTTCGGCCCGGTCGCCGTCGTCCTGCCCTTCGAGGACGAGGAGGACGCCGTACGGCTGGCCAACGCCACCGAATACGGGCTCTCCGGCTCCCTCTGGACCCGCGACGTGGGCCGCGCCCTGCGCGTCTCGCGCGCCGTCGCCGCGGGCAACCTCTCCGTCAACTCCCACAGCAGCGTCCGCTACTGGACCCCCTTCGGCGGGTACAAGCAGTCCGGCCTCGGCCGCGAACTCGGACCCGACGCCCTCACCGCATTCACCGAGACCAAGAACGTCTTCATCAGCACGGAGGCCTGA
- a CDS encoding haloacid dehalogenase-like hydrolase has product MTQPSTARRLQAVGAAVAIAAGTLVAAAPAAQAARPGTHCTTPKVGAGWYGDNQARLQQLIDQYGRCNPYRPSRDKPVAVFDWDNTVVKNDVGDATMFWMLRNGKIRQPARGDWSTTSRYLTPAATAALADACGALARPGAPLPTGDGTPRGIRCADEINAVYGTAATKAGAAAFAGWDRRTIEPAYAWLPQLTQGYTAREVRSFATAARTENLAAPVGTTQQVGSATATGWVRYYDQQKDLIDGLRKAGFDVWISSASPQPVVEVWAKGVGVAADHVIGIRNTTAHDGTFTPHLQGCGSVRDGDDTMITYVDGKRCWINKEIFGVRGAAAEKVQPANRRQVFAAGDSDTDVSFLRDATGLRLVLNRNKNELMCRAYDNSDGRWIVNPMFIEPKKQKAAQYPCATTGFTGHDGTPGPVLRGDTSVIPNQTDSVF; this is encoded by the coding sequence GTGACCCAGCCCAGCACCGCACGACGGCTCCAGGCCGTCGGCGCCGCCGTCGCGATAGCCGCCGGCACCCTCGTGGCCGCCGCGCCCGCCGCCCAGGCGGCCCGCCCCGGCACCCACTGCACCACCCCGAAGGTCGGCGCCGGCTGGTACGGCGACAACCAGGCCCGCCTCCAGCAGCTGATCGACCAGTACGGCCGGTGCAACCCGTACCGCCCCAGCCGCGACAAGCCCGTCGCCGTCTTCGACTGGGACAACACCGTCGTCAAGAACGACGTCGGCGACGCCACCATGTTCTGGATGCTGCGCAACGGCAAGATCCGCCAGCCCGCGCGCGGCGACTGGAGCACCACCAGCCGCTACCTCACCCCGGCCGCCACCGCGGCCCTCGCCGACGCCTGCGGCGCGCTCGCCCGCCCCGGGGCCCCGCTGCCCACCGGCGACGGCACCCCCCGGGGCATCCGCTGCGCCGACGAGATCAACGCCGTCTACGGCACCGCCGCCACCAAGGCCGGCGCCGCCGCCTTCGCGGGCTGGGACCGCCGGACCATCGAGCCCGCGTACGCCTGGCTGCCCCAGCTGACCCAGGGCTACACCGCCCGCGAGGTCCGCTCCTTCGCCACCGCCGCGCGCACCGAGAACCTCGCCGCGCCCGTCGGCACCACCCAGCAGGTGGGCAGCGCCACCGCCACCGGCTGGGTGCGCTACTACGACCAGCAGAAGGACCTGATCGACGGCCTGCGGAAGGCCGGATTCGACGTCTGGATCAGCTCGGCCTCGCCGCAGCCGGTCGTCGAGGTGTGGGCCAAGGGCGTCGGCGTGGCCGCCGACCACGTCATCGGCATCCGCAACACCACCGCGCACGACGGCACCTTCACCCCGCACCTCCAGGGCTGCGGCTCGGTGCGCGACGGCGACGACACGATGATCACCTACGTCGACGGCAAGCGCTGCTGGATCAACAAGGAGATCTTCGGGGTGCGCGGCGCGGCCGCCGAGAAGGTCCAGCCCGCCAACCGCCGCCAGGTCTTCGCCGCCGGGGACTCCGACACCGACGTCTCGTTCCTGCGCGACGCGACCGGCCTGCGGCTGGTCCTGAACCGCAACAAGAACGAGCTGATGTGCCGGGCCTACGACAACAGCGACGGCCGCTGGATCGTCAACCCGATGTTCATCGAGCCGAAGAAGCAGAAGGCCGCCCAGTACCCGTGCGCGACCACGGGCTTCACCGGACACGACGGAACGCCCGGTCCGGTGCTGCGCGGTGACACCAGCGTCATCCCGAACCAGACGGACTCCGTCTTCTAG
- the rpmI gene encoding 50S ribosomal protein L35 → MPKNKTHSGSKKRFKITGSGKVLRERAGKRHLLEHKSSRVTRRLTGTAEMAPGDAAKIKKLLGK, encoded by the coding sequence ATGCCGAAGAACAAGACGCACAGCGGTTCCAAGAAGCGCTTCAAGATCACCGGCTCCGGCAAGGTGCTCCGTGAGCGCGCCGGCAAGCGCCACCTGCTCGAGCACAAGTCGTCCCGTGTCACCCGCCGCCTGACCGGCACCGCGGAGATGGCCCCCGGCGACGCCGCGAAGATCAAGAAGCTTCTCGGCAAGTGA
- a CDS encoding amino acid deaminase/aldolase, with the protein MTSPAADRARYDRATAHLDAPLAIVDLDAFDANADDLVRRAGGKPIRVASKSVRCRALLERVLARPGFAGIMSYTLAESLWLARSGFEDVLLAYPSADRTGFAELASDPKLAATVTVMIDDPAQLELIDHSRGDGTEEIRVCLELDTALHLLGGLVRVGARRSPLREPAQLAALARAVTARPGFRVVGLMGYEGHVAGVGDSLTGRPLRSRAIRLMQATARKELAERRAETVRAVRAVVGELEFVNGGGTGSVQQTAAEHAVTEIAAGSGLYVPRLFDNYTSFRGRPAALFAQPVVRRPGVGVITVLGGGYPASGAAGADRLPQPYLPQGLRYDAQEGAGEVQTPLLGAPADDLRIGDRVWFRHAKAGELCERFDALHLVEGDRVTATAPTYRGEGRTFL; encoded by the coding sequence ATGACTTCCCCCGCCGCCGACCGGGCCCGTTACGACCGGGCCACCGCCCACCTCGACGCGCCGCTGGCCATCGTGGATCTCGACGCGTTCGACGCCAACGCCGACGACCTCGTGCGCCGGGCCGGCGGGAAGCCGATCCGGGTGGCGAGCAAGTCGGTCCGGTGCCGGGCCCTGCTCGAACGGGTGCTGGCCCGCCCGGGGTTCGCCGGGATCATGTCGTACACCCTCGCCGAGTCCCTGTGGCTGGCCCGCTCCGGTTTCGAGGACGTGCTCCTCGCCTACCCGTCCGCCGACCGCACCGGCTTCGCCGAACTCGCCTCCGACCCCAAGCTCGCCGCCACCGTCACCGTGATGATCGACGACCCGGCGCAGCTGGAGCTGATCGACCATTCCCGCGGCGACGGGACCGAGGAGATCCGGGTCTGCCTCGAACTGGACACCGCCCTGCACCTGTTGGGCGGCCTGGTCCGGGTCGGCGCCCGCCGCTCCCCGTTGCGCGAACCGGCCCAGCTGGCGGCACTGGCCCGCGCCGTCACCGCGCGCCCGGGTTTCCGGGTGGTCGGGCTGATGGGGTACGAGGGCCATGTGGCGGGCGTGGGCGACTCCCTGACGGGCCGTCCGTTGCGCTCGCGCGCGATCCGGCTGATGCAGGCCACGGCCCGCAAGGAGCTGGCGGAGCGGCGCGCGGAGACCGTACGGGCGGTGCGCGCGGTCGTCGGCGAGCTGGAGTTCGTCAACGGCGGCGGCACGGGCAGCGTGCAGCAGACGGCCGCCGAGCACGCGGTGACGGAGATCGCCGCCGGGTCGGGTCTCTACGTACCGCGCCTGTTCGACAACTACACGTCGTTCCGCGGCCGTCCGGCGGCCCTGTTCGCGCAGCCGGTGGTCCGGCGCCCGGGCGTCGGGGTGATCACCGTCCTGGGCGGGGGCTATCCGGCCTCGGGCGCGGCGGGCGCCGACCGGCTGCCGCAGCCGTACCTGCCGCAGGGCCTGCGCTACGACGCGCAGGAGGGGGCCGGTGAGGTGCAGACCCCGCTGCTCGGCGCGCCCGCGGACGACCTGCGGATCGGTGACCGGGTGTGGTTCCGGCACGCGAAGGCCGGGGAGCTGTGCGAGCGCTTCGACGCGCTGCACCTGGTCGAGGGCGACCGGGTGACGGCCACCGCCCCGACGTACCGGGGCGAGGGCCGTACCTTCCTCTGA